The genomic window TGCACGGTCACCGCCGCCGACCCGGGCAGGCGGTTCGCCTTCCGCGTGCACGCGATCGGGGCACGACGCCCGCGGCTCCGGGCGCCCATCGCTCTGTGGGAGTACCGCTTCGAGGCGGTCGACGGTGCCACACGGGTCACGGAGACGTGGACGGACAACCGGCGTGCGTGGCCGGACTTCCTCGCCGACGCGTTCGACCGGGTCGCGACGCGGGGCCACACGTTCGCCGAGTTCCAGCGCGGAAACATCCGAACGACGCTGATCCGGCTCAAGGCGGCCCTGGAGCAGGACGCCGGGCTCGCCCCGGAGGGCCCGCACGGTGGCTGAGACGTGGGTTGCTCTGGAACTGGACGTACGTCTCTTCGACGTGGACCGCTGGGCGCCGTACACGGACCGCTGCCGGTCGGCCGGACTGAGACTGACGACGTACGCAGAGGTGGGTGACAGCGCAGCGAACCGTCGTCGTCTGTACGAGCTCAACAGGGACTGTGCCGCGGACATCCCGGGCCGGGGACCCTTCTACACGTACGAGGCGTACGTACGGGAGCGCGTCGACGTGCCCGCGTTCGATCCGCGCGGAATCGTGCTGGCTCTCACGCCTGACGGCGCATGGGCGGGCATGGCTGCCACCTCGGACCGGCGGGCGTCGGGATATGTGTACAACGAGATGACGGGGGTGCGCCGGGAGCACC from Streptomyces sp. NBC_01341 includes these protein-coding regions:
- a CDS encoding SRPBCC family protein, whose amino-acid sequence is MPRTMSVSDSILIRAEPSVVYEQLSDPTAMGRWSPENRGARVLGERRGSYVGMVFEGRNKRGSFRWTTRCTVTAADPGRRFAFRVHAIGARRPRLRAPIALWEYRFEAVDGATRVTETWTDNRRAWPDFLADAFDRVATRGHTFAEFQRGNIRTTLIRLKAALEQDAGLAPEGPHGG
- a CDS encoding GNAT family N-acetyltransferase produces the protein MAETWVALELDVRLFDVDRWAPYTDRCRSAGLRLTTYAEVGDSAANRRRLYELNRDCAADIPGRGPFYTYEAYVRERVDVPAFDPRGIVLALTPDGAWAGMAATSDRRASGYVYNEMTGVRREHRRTGAAVAMKVHGIGFAGLCGVHRVRTVHHAANTKAIAMNRMLGYVDADHRESTG